A single genomic interval of Alteromonas sp. CI.11.F.A3 harbors:
- a CDS encoding TonB-dependent siderophore receptor has translation MINTTFKLNPFARALAFGLTLSVPSIALAQDAESAPKDADVEKIEVTGSLGSLPGQDVESVFGFGKSILETPRSASTISQEQMERFNVSDIDELVAFAPGTFTQSFFGVAGSLDVRGTPGETYFRGVKRLDNPGNYPTPIGASSRIDIVRGPASPIYGPSKIGGYLNFNPKSARASSGQYLEKPEGAISYTTGSWDKSVLTAEVGGPAQVGDKTVGYYLYGEVENSDSYYENTQTDQTILQAAFNIDITDNLRVEFGGMYHDYDGNQVAGWNRLTQDLIDDGTYITGTAQSLDTDGDGSISHEEYGAVNIAGNSFFYVPGAAFTDDEATALMALENVGTTTLNGSQVLVAPDDQLGNEAITFYFDTIYYADNWEVRNQFFYDSYDNINENAYGFSQFHDSWVIEDKIVFATEYENDSLLAQFQISPSIRYTDFLHGDDFTYEYFNRRDLTMASSALDRRLLSTRSGMNYDNYDEGNYLDLGIGAMTDLTWDWGLNLVLGVRYDTIDIETTSRQDLLLPGARIEGNEGTPVSAEDTVGGWSWNTSISYELPFGLIPYITAAEQATIVAGQGAEIGVGQLEDGAFDTSELFEFGIKGSLLDDTLYFALSSFEMERTDFSSQNTVTNNTTNNKGTEFELRWVVNENLVMSAGYTNIKVINLTALENGNQFGFLGAEDLTSLTDPSLVFGGNVIGLNLIGEGFANTDARKAGIPENVYTVTATYDFQNGYAANVSVVDVEEVASGFSASVMLPAYTLVNAGVSYQADDWSVNFTVKNLTDERYFRANFPDLFGSQVVLPELPRHWSAKFAYKF, from the coding sequence ATGATTAACACTACATTCAAACTAAACCCATTCGCCCGTGCGCTGGCATTCGGTCTGACGTTGTCAGTGCCTTCAATTGCACTTGCACAAGACGCTGAATCTGCGCCGAAAGACGCTGACGTTGAAAAAATTGAAGTAACAGGGTCGCTGGGCAGTTTGCCTGGTCAAGATGTTGAATCAGTTTTTGGTTTTGGAAAATCAATTCTTGAAACGCCGCGTTCTGCATCAACGATTTCTCAAGAACAAATGGAGCGTTTCAACGTTTCAGATATTGATGAACTAGTGGCATTTGCACCTGGTACATTTACCCAATCATTCTTTGGTGTTGCAGGCTCACTTGATGTACGTGGTACACCTGGTGAAACCTATTTTCGTGGCGTTAAACGCCTAGATAACCCAGGTAACTACCCAACGCCAATTGGTGCTTCAAGCCGAATTGATATTGTTCGTGGCCCAGCGTCTCCTATTTATGGCCCGTCTAAGATTGGTGGTTACTTAAACTTTAACCCTAAATCTGCTCGTGCATCTTCTGGTCAGTATTTAGAGAAGCCTGAAGGTGCAATCTCTTATACTACGGGTTCGTGGGATAAGAGCGTGTTAACTGCAGAGGTTGGTGGTCCAGCACAGGTTGGCGACAAAACAGTAGGATATTACCTGTACGGTGAAGTAGAAAATTCAGATAGCTATTATGAAAATACGCAAACTGATCAAACCATTCTACAAGCCGCGTTCAACATCGATATTACTGATAACCTTCGTGTTGAATTTGGTGGTATGTACCACGATTACGACGGCAACCAAGTTGCTGGTTGGAACCGTTTAACACAAGACCTAATTGACGACGGCACTTATATTACCGGTACTGCTCAATCGCTTGATACTGACGGCGACGGTTCAATTAGTCATGAAGAGTATGGTGCAGTAAACATTGCGGGTAACAGCTTCTTCTACGTTCCTGGCGCTGCATTTACCGATGATGAAGCAACTGCCCTAATGGCACTTGAAAACGTTGGTACGACTACCCTAAACGGTAGCCAAGTATTGGTTGCACCAGACGACCAACTGGGCAACGAAGCGATTACCTTTTACTTCGACACTATTTACTACGCAGACAACTGGGAAGTTCGTAACCAGTTCTTCTACGATTCATACGATAATATCAACGAAAATGCGTATGGTTTCTCGCAGTTCCACGATAGCTGGGTAATTGAAGATAAAATTGTTTTCGCCACTGAATATGAAAACGATAGCTTGTTAGCGCAATTCCAGATTTCACCGTCAATTCGTTATACCGACTTTTTACACGGTGATGATTTTACCTACGAATACTTTAACCGTCGTGATTTGACCATGGCTTCTTCAGCATTAGACAGACGTTTACTGTCTACTCGCTCAGGCATGAACTACGACAACTACGATGAAGGTAACTACCTTGATTTAGGTATTGGTGCCATGACCGACCTTACCTGGGATTGGGGCTTGAACCTTGTTCTTGGTGTGCGTTATGACACTATTGATATCGAAACCACATCACGTCAGGACTTATTATTACCTGGTGCTCGTATTGAAGGCAATGAAGGTACGCCAGTTTCTGCTGAAGACACAGTAGGCGGTTGGTCGTGGAATACCAGTATTTCATATGAACTTCCGTTTGGTTTAATTCCTTACATCACTGCTGCTGAGCAAGCGACTATTGTTGCCGGTCAAGGTGCTGAAATTGGTGTTGGGCAATTAGAAGATGGTGCATTTGATACATCTGAATTGTTTGAATTTGGTATTAAAGGTTCATTACTAGACGACACCCTATACTTTGCACTTTCATCATTCGAGATGGAAAGAACTGACTTTAGCAGCCAAAACACCGTAACGAACAACACGACCAACAACAAAGGTACTGAGTTCGAGTTACGTTGGGTAGTGAACGAAAATCTTGTAATGTCTGCTGGCTACACCAACATCAAGGTTATTAACCTTACTGCACTTGAAAATGGTAACCAGTTTGGTTTCCTAGGCGCTGAAGACCTAACAAGCCTTACCGATCCATCGCTTGTATTTGGTGGTAACGTCATTGGTTTGAACTTAATTGGTGAAGGCTTTGCTAACACTGATGCACGTAAAGCGGGTATTCCTGAAAACGTGTACACAGTAACTGCAACTTACGACTTCCAAAACGGTTATGCGGCTAACGTGAGTGTAGTTGACGTTGAAGAAGTGGCATCAGGTTTCTCTGCTTCGGTAATGCTTCCAGCATACACGCTAGTGAATGCTGGTGTGTCTTATCAAGCAGATGACTGGTCTGTTAACTTCACCGTTAAGAACTTAACGGATGAGCGTTATTTCCGTGCTAACTTCCCTGACTTATTCGGTAGCCAGGTTGTATTGCCTGAATTACCACGTCATTGGAGCGCGAAGTTCGCTTATAAGTTCTAA
- a CDS encoding purine nucleoside permease: protein MRYFANAILALSFFASAGHCAETTPPIEIKAVVVAMFEIGEDEGDKPGEFQLWKKGQKLSTRYALPHAHHDIFVNEETGVLGIVTGMGIARASAAIMALGLDPRFDLTHAYWLVAGIAGMDPADGTIGSAVWTDYVVDGDLAHQIDAREIPSDWKTGYFPLFTHSPYADAASVNPEQAPNGEVYILNANLRDWAFNLTKDTALPNTPAMDKLRATYTGYPKALSAPTIMTGSHLSASTFWHGALLNDWANDWVGYWTQSKGNFVTSGMEDSATLQALTYLDNAELVDKDRVLILRTASNFTMQPKGLTAAKNLELESSGEGYAALQSAVEAAYAVGSVVIEEITTNWDTVKTDIPVK, encoded by the coding sequence ATGCGCTATTTTGCTAATGCTATTCTCGCCCTTTCTTTTTTCGCTTCCGCTGGGCACTGCGCTGAAACCACTCCCCCTATCGAAATCAAAGCCGTTGTGGTTGCCATGTTTGAAATTGGTGAAGACGAAGGTGACAAACCCGGTGAATTCCAACTGTGGAAAAAAGGCCAAAAGCTTTCAACCCGCTATGCCCTTCCCCATGCTCACCATGATATTTTTGTTAACGAAGAAACCGGTGTACTAGGTATTGTAACGGGCATGGGTATCGCTCGTGCCTCTGCCGCTATAATGGCGCTTGGGTTAGACCCAAGATTCGACTTAACGCATGCTTACTGGCTTGTAGCAGGTATTGCAGGCATGGATCCTGCCGATGGCACTATTGGCTCTGCTGTATGGACAGACTATGTGGTTGATGGCGACCTAGCCCATCAAATTGACGCACGTGAAATTCCAAGCGATTGGAAAACCGGCTACTTCCCGCTTTTCACTCATTCACCTTACGCTGATGCTGCGTCGGTAAACCCGGAACAAGCCCCTAACGGCGAAGTTTATATTTTAAATGCGAATTTAAGGGATTGGGCGTTTAATCTTACTAAAGATACGGCGTTACCTAATACTCCCGCTATGGATAAGTTACGTGCTACCTATACGGGGTATCCTAAAGCGCTTTCGGCACCCACCATTATGACTGGCTCTCATTTATCTGCTTCTACATTTTGGCATGGTGCTTTGCTAAATGATTGGGCGAACGACTGGGTGGGCTACTGGACACAAAGTAAAGGTAACTTTGTCACTTCAGGTATGGAAGATTCAGCAACCCTTCAAGCTCTCACCTATTTAGATAACGCTGAATTGGTTGATAAAGACCGCGTACTTATTCTACGTACTGCCAGTAACTTTACTATGCAGCCCAAAGGACTGACTGCTGCTAAAAACCTTGAATTAGAAAGTTCTGGGGAAGGCTATGCAGCGCTACAATCTGCCGTAGAAGCAGCTTACGCTGTAGGTTCGGTGGTTATTGAGGAAATTACGACAAATTGGGATACAGTGAAAACTGACATACCGGTTAAGTAA
- a CDS encoding adenosine deaminase yields the protein MRLRLTFLPFYLVVFISLSSFAYKSVAASSAVADSSPSNSSFSMPLWFEDFKKTASPRQMYQFLHAMPKGGDLHHHLSGSGFSEWWYELGSDPTKNGGYTYYTQVNNRKCKSDKPQSDNQNPLRFHTISETTWVTLPDCLQQNYTELALLNEDQKQDFMDSIRLHTPSEGRDEFFSTHWQRLNELTANPILVSKILLRNMQEYQKENLQYLETQVNVRYAKKPDGSPYSPDEALAVYTDMLASEEAQATQVTVRLQYALVRFLPDAEAQLEWIYDFVDKHRDIYVGINLVGREDDKNGQPTRFASTLRKLRAKYPKILLAFHAGESETADSNVRDTLLLGAERIGHGLNTIFDPDTLLLMRNSHYLIEINLISNLLLDYLPNYDSHPFPEYLRTGIPTALSTDDRGMFDSTLTDEFYIAVTQFNLSWEELLNLGINSLQYSFLQPDVKAQQLALYHQRVAEFENQVASDTVPTQTPTFRAFICTFESQLCSGDKD from the coding sequence ATGCGTTTGCGACTTACCTTTTTACCTTTCTATCTTGTTGTATTTATCTCTCTTTCCAGTTTTGCCTATAAAAGCGTTGCTGCATCAAGTGCGGTTGCTGATTCTTCCCCTTCTAATTCTTCATTTTCTATGCCGTTGTGGTTTGAAGATTTCAAAAAAACCGCCTCGCCACGCCAGATGTATCAATTTTTACACGCCATGCCAAAAGGAGGTGATTTACATCACCACTTGTCGGGTTCAGGGTTTAGCGAATGGTGGTATGAACTCGGTTCAGATCCTACAAAAAATGGCGGTTATACCTATTACACCCAAGTGAACAATAGAAAGTGCAAGTCAGACAAACCCCAGTCAGATAATCAAAATCCACTACGCTTTCACACCATCAGTGAAACCACATGGGTGACGCTTCCTGATTGTCTGCAACAAAACTATACCGAATTAGCGTTGCTTAACGAAGATCAGAAGCAAGATTTTATGGATAGTATTCGGCTGCATACGCCCTCAGAAGGGCGAGACGAATTTTTCTCTACACATTGGCAACGGCTAAATGAATTAACCGCCAACCCCATACTGGTTTCAAAAATATTGCTTCGCAATATGCAGGAATATCAAAAAGAAAACCTACAATATTTAGAGACGCAAGTGAATGTACGCTATGCGAAAAAACCCGACGGAAGCCCCTACTCTCCAGATGAAGCATTAGCAGTTTATACCGACATGCTTGCCAGCGAAGAAGCACAAGCCACACAGGTTACGGTTCGCTTGCAGTATGCATTAGTGCGCTTTTTGCCCGACGCGGAAGCACAGCTGGAATGGATTTATGACTTTGTAGATAAGCATAGAGATATTTATGTCGGCATAAACTTGGTGGGAAGAGAAGATGATAAAAATGGGCAGCCCACGCGTTTTGCATCAACACTGCGAAAGCTTCGTGCAAAGTATCCCAAAATTTTGTTGGCCTTTCATGCAGGCGAATCAGAAACCGCCGACTCGAACGTGCGCGACACCTTATTACTTGGTGCAGAGCGTATTGGGCACGGGTTAAATACCATTTTTGATCCAGATACTTTATTGCTAATGAGAAACAGCCATTACCTTATAGAAATTAATCTTATTTCAAATTTACTGTTAGATTATCTACCTAATTACGACAGCCACCCGTTTCCAGAATATCTACGTACCGGTATTCCTACCGCGTTATCTACTGATGATCGCGGAATGTTCGATTCCACTTTAACCGACGAATTTTATATCGCGGTAACCCAATTTAACTTGAGCTGGGAAGAACTGCTCAACCTGGGTATCAACAGCTTGCAGTACAGCTTTTTACAACCGGATGTTAAAGCACAGCAACTCGCTTTATATCATCAACGGGTGGCTGAATTTGAAAACCAAGTTGCGTCAGATACCGTGCCTACCCAAACCCCGACGTTTCGCGCATTCATCTGTACATTTGAAAGCCAACTGTGCAGCGGCGATAAGGACTGA
- a CDS encoding nucleobase:cation symporter-2 family protein — protein sequence MQEQHQDLLYGLHDKPNAVACLTAAFQHMLASFIGVITPTLIISATLGLTEHTAYLICMALFVSGVGTFIQTKKFGPVGSGLVAIQGTSFAFISALLLAGMKVKNEGGSSEEILSLLFGLTLAGAVVEVVFSLFVTQLKRIITPLTTGIVITAIGLSLINVGMTDLAGGFNAESFASLDNLGLGVSVLLIIVFLNASNNHWVRLSAIFVGMTLGTAYVWITKGLDFSHLHNLPAIAVPQPFAFGISFDITLFLPIALIYLFTAIETAGDLTANSLFCKEPVSGPLYLSRIKGGILGDGLNSMIAGAFNTFPNTTFGQNNGVIQLTGIASRKVGFFVAGMFVFVGLFPVVGGVLQAIPKPVLGGATLVMFAMVAVGGLKLLASYALDRRSSLITACALGMSIGVMMVPSALSQLPTWLENVLLSPVTSAGLTAIILDLTLPSAPQKATQNIPKAATNMHG from the coding sequence ATGCAAGAACAACATCAAGATTTACTTTATGGTTTGCACGATAAACCCAATGCGGTGGCGTGCTTAACCGCCGCGTTTCAGCACATGCTAGCGAGTTTTATAGGGGTGATAACCCCAACGTTAATTATCTCTGCCACTTTAGGGCTTACAGAGCATACTGCTTACCTTATTTGTATGGCGCTTTTTGTCAGTGGTGTGGGTACCTTTATCCAGACTAAAAAATTCGGCCCTGTAGGCAGTGGCCTAGTGGCTATACAAGGGACCAGCTTTGCGTTTATTAGTGCGTTACTTTTAGCGGGTATGAAAGTAAAAAATGAGGGTGGAAGTAGCGAAGAAATATTGTCACTTCTATTTGGTCTTACGTTAGCGGGCGCGGTAGTTGAGGTGGTGTTTAGTTTATTCGTTACCCAGCTAAAGCGCATTATTACACCGCTGACTACCGGTATTGTGATTACCGCCATTGGCTTATCTCTGATTAACGTAGGAATGACGGATTTAGCCGGTGGATTTAACGCTGAATCTTTTGCAAGTTTAGACAATTTAGGTTTAGGGGTAAGCGTTTTACTCATTATTGTATTTTTAAATGCGTCGAATAATCATTGGGTACGGCTGTCGGCCATTTTTGTAGGAATGACGTTGGGCACTGCCTATGTGTGGATCACTAAAGGTTTAGACTTTTCTCACCTACATAACTTGCCTGCCATTGCCGTTCCACAGCCCTTTGCCTTTGGCATTAGCTTCGACATTACCTTGTTTTTACCCATTGCACTTATCTACTTATTTACCGCAATTGAAACCGCGGGCGATTTAACCGCGAATAGCCTGTTTTGCAAAGAGCCTGTGTCTGGCCCGCTTTACTTATCTCGTATTAAAGGCGGTATTTTGGGCGACGGACTTAATTCTATGATTGCTGGCGCCTTTAATACGTTTCCCAACACCACCTTTGGCCAAAACAACGGGGTTATTCAGCTTACCGGTATTGCGAGTAGAAAAGTGGGTTTCTTTGTGGCGGGCATGTTTGTTTTTGTTGGCCTATTCCCTGTGGTAGGTGGTGTGCTGCAAGCTATCCCTAAGCCGGTGTTAGGAGGGGCAACCTTAGTGATGTTTGCCATGGTGGCTGTGGGTGGTTTAAAGCTACTTGCTAGCTACGCGTTAGATAGAAGAAGTAGCTTAATTACCGCGTGTGCTTTGGGTATGAGTATTGGTGTAATGATGGTACCCAGTGCGCTATCTCAGCTTCCTACTTGGTTGGAAAACGTTTTACTCTCTCCTGTCACGTCTGCGGGGCTAACCGCTATTATTTTAGATCTTACTTTGCCCAGTGCACCGCAAAAAGCAACACAGAATATACCGAAAGCAGCAACAAATATGCACGGCTAA
- a CDS encoding AraC family ligand binding domain-containing protein: MKIARIYNDDEGKSHFGEIDIPLKDGGPIGLLSEKFGADKIIFRETPADYDFKWHPAPARQLLFILKGRAEFTVSNGERHVFGSGDVILLEDTEGEGHCSKAMYNEVRHSIFVTLDEGVEF; this comes from the coding sequence ATGAAGATAGCAAGGATTTATAATGACGATGAAGGTAAGAGCCACTTTGGTGAAATCGATATTCCGCTAAAAGATGGCGGCCCTATTGGTCTATTGTCAGAAAAGTTTGGCGCCGATAAAATTATCTTTAGAGAAACTCCCGCAGACTATGACTTTAAATGGCATCCTGCGCCAGCACGCCAGCTTCTTTTTATCTTAAAAGGTCGTGCGGAATTTACGGTTTCTAACGGTGAGCGCCACGTATTTGGGTCTGGTGATGTTATTTTACTGGAAGACACTGAAGGTGAAGGGCACTGCTCAAAAGCCATGTATAACGAAGTGCGTCATTCTATCTTTGTTACGCTAGACGAAGGTGTTGAATTCTAA
- a CDS encoding ATP-binding protein: protein MSQQFDSKEKYPISVSSTVLNFEKVLRSGCDILSMQQGLLLHVTCEHIDVIAKADASLAPHQLLLPPFPVDIASLPSSQLESCAEVKLWAKQNLLAKDFIIGRVHRVGNYHVVLILVNSVEDIESSYDKGKLSLLDNWLESVLQKERGADDNSIKHAELFEKLQSVANIGVWEVDIVENALFWSSQTRVIHEVPQNYVPALSSAIEFYKEGPHRDEIIRLVNHAIETGEPWSATLQLVTAKGNSVWVENHGMVEMFDGHCVRLFGTFQNVDKSVKLRLEVEARQKDAEMAFKERGHLLSRISHELRTPLNGITGMLQAIKFEQRVNIRERKTDLALKSADRLLLLIDDVLDYTEISNGELVLKKNDFCVRAMAEELIDVFKPLCKEKGLRLYAALSFPENSYINGDANRIGQIISKLIHNAIKFTSRGHISIQLTLREAFKVPNLLISIEDTGKGMDEETKASLFTPFVQGQKQSAIKGSGTGLGLSIVKQLVEKMDGELELRSEMNVGTCFDIVLPVTLTDVKQGLLEHDDALSSSLLTIPLSILVVDDNDINRIVLASMLEKYNFIADEAEDGEVAIQKARQKDYDLIFMDCAMPVLDGVSATKIILEEGLMHSQGSIVAVTANTSEEDRKACREAGMSAFLCKPVDQRNVSLELKKVLLSKSFEMHQ, encoded by the coding sequence ATGTCTCAACAATTCGATAGTAAAGAAAAGTACCCTATTTCCGTTTCTTCAACGGTACTTAACTTTGAAAAAGTACTAAGGTCTGGTTGCGACATATTATCCATGCAGCAAGGCTTACTTTTGCATGTTACTTGTGAACATATCGATGTTATTGCCAAAGCCGATGCCTCTCTAGCTCCCCATCAATTACTATTGCCCCCTTTTCCTGTTGATATAGCTTCTCTTCCTTCCAGTCAGTTAGAAAGCTGCGCTGAGGTTAAGCTGTGGGCGAAGCAAAACTTATTGGCAAAAGACTTTATTATTGGCCGAGTTCACCGTGTTGGTAACTATCATGTTGTGTTAATACTGGTAAACAGTGTGGAAGATATAGAATCTTCTTACGATAAAGGAAAGTTGTCTCTTCTTGATAACTGGTTAGAAAGCGTTTTACAAAAAGAACGTGGTGCTGACGATAATTCTATAAAGCATGCTGAGTTGTTCGAAAAACTGCAGTCAGTGGCCAACATAGGGGTGTGGGAAGTTGATATTGTTGAAAACGCCCTTTTTTGGTCATCTCAGACCCGCGTAATTCACGAAGTCCCTCAAAACTATGTGCCAGCGCTTAGCTCTGCCATAGAGTTTTATAAAGAGGGGCCCCACCGTGATGAAATAATACGCCTAGTTAATCATGCGATAGAAACGGGTGAGCCATGGAGCGCTACTTTGCAGTTAGTAACCGCAAAAGGAAACTCTGTCTGGGTAGAAAATCATGGCATGGTTGAAATGTTTGATGGCCATTGTGTTCGCCTTTTCGGTACATTTCAAAATGTTGATAAGTCGGTAAAACTTCGCTTGGAAGTAGAAGCAAGGCAGAAAGATGCTGAAATGGCATTCAAAGAAAGAGGCCACTTGTTATCTCGTATCAGTCATGAATTGAGAACACCGCTTAATGGTATTACAGGCATGCTACAGGCAATAAAGTTTGAGCAGCGCGTAAATATTCGTGAGCGAAAAACTGATTTAGCGCTTAAGAGTGCTGATCGCTTATTGCTGCTTATCGACGATGTTTTAGACTATACTGAAATTTCCAATGGTGAGCTTGTACTGAAGAAAAATGACTTCTGCGTGCGGGCAATGGCAGAAGAGTTGATTGATGTATTTAAACCCTTGTGCAAAGAAAAAGGGCTTCGTTTATACGCGGCTCTGTCATTCCCCGAAAATAGTTACATAAATGGTGATGCCAACAGGATAGGGCAAATCATCTCCAAATTAATCCATAACGCCATTAAATTTACTTCACGGGGGCACATCTCCATACAGTTGACGCTAAGAGAAGCATTCAAAGTGCCTAACTTGCTTATTTCCATAGAAGACACTGGTAAAGGAATGGATGAGGAAACTAAAGCTTCGTTATTCACGCCTTTCGTACAAGGGCAAAAGCAATCGGCTATTAAAGGAAGTGGAACAGGTTTAGGGCTTTCTATCGTAAAGCAGTTAGTTGAGAAAATGGATGGCGAGCTAGAGCTTCGTTCTGAAATGAATGTAGGCACTTGTTTTGATATTGTTCTTCCGGTGACCCTAACTGATGTTAAACAAGGCCTGCTTGAACACGACGATGCCCTATCATCAAGTTTACTCACTATACCATTGTCTATCCTGGTGGTGGATGACAACGATATTAACCGCATCGTGCTTGCCTCCATGTTGGAAAAATACAATTTCATTGCCGATGAAGCTGAAGATGGAGAAGTGGCAATACAAAAAGCTAGACAGAAAGACTACGATCTTATTTTCATGGATTGTGCCATGCCAGTGCTCGATGGGGTGTCAGCCACAAAAATCATTCTTGAAGAGGGGTTGATGCACAGCCAAGGTAGTATTGTAGCAGTTACGGCCAATACGTCAGAAGAAGACAGAAAAGCGTGTAGAGAAGCAGGCATGTCAGCGTTTTTGTGTAAACCTGTCGATCAACGTAATGTCTCGCTAGAACTTAAGAAAGTGTTGCTCAGTAAGTCTTTTGAAATGCACCAGTGA
- a CDS encoding diguanylate cyclase encodes MLVVDDEPISRMLLTSILEPFVTCISAASGEEAISQCVAHKPDLILLDMNMPDIDGLTVCRTLKDSADTAHIPVVFVTSTIDVETENMCWEVGASDFVLKPVTASTLAHRIKNHLQGKLRTELLKKMTFHDQLTGLYNRMYLSNEIPLLVKQVARDHGTVGVIMMDIDFFKLYNDNYGHLQGDICLQQVSGLIAEHARRPKDAAIRFGGEEFMLVLPYTDLNGVKKIAEDIVAAIRSECITHYAGKGGMLSLSAGYAVRSAVELQDTGVSSLIESADIFLFEAKESGRNRAIG; translated from the coding sequence GTGCTCGTAGTCGATGATGAGCCTATTAGCAGGATGCTTTTAACCTCAATACTCGAGCCTTTCGTTACATGTATTTCTGCTGCAAGCGGCGAAGAGGCAATTAGCCAATGTGTTGCGCATAAGCCCGATCTCATTCTGTTAGACATGAACATGCCCGATATTGATGGGCTTACGGTTTGTCGAACTTTAAAAGACAGTGCTGATACCGCTCACATACCGGTTGTTTTTGTTACTTCTACTATTGATGTTGAAACTGAAAATATGTGTTGGGAAGTGGGGGCTTCAGATTTTGTTTTAAAACCAGTTACCGCCTCTACACTTGCGCATCGCATAAAAAACCACTTACAAGGTAAGTTACGCACAGAACTACTTAAAAAAATGACCTTTCACGATCAGTTAACAGGTTTATACAACCGAATGTACTTGAGCAATGAAATTCCATTATTAGTAAAGCAAGTTGCGCGCGATCATGGCACCGTAGGTGTCATCATGATGGATATCGACTTTTTTAAACTCTACAACGATAACTATGGCCACCTTCAAGGTGATATCTGCCTTCAACAAGTGTCAGGGCTTATTGCTGAGCATGCTCGACGCCCTAAAGATGCTGCCATTCGATTTGGTGGTGAAGAATTTATGTTGGTATTACCTTATACCGATTTGAATGGCGTTAAGAAAATTGCAGAAGACATTGTGGCTGCAATAAGAAGTGAATGTATTACGCATTATGCCGGTAAAGGTGGAATGCTAAGCCTTAGCGCGGGCTATGCTGTCAGATCTGCCGTTGAGTTACAGGACACCGGCGTATCTTCACTTATCGAGTCTGCTGATATTTTTCTCTTTGAAGCCAAAGAGTCAGGGCGTAATCGCGCCATAGGGTAA
- a CDS encoding allantoate amidohydrolase: protein MSEFSDAAALVMARCEALGSLSQNPTCLDRRYLTEQHKLANQLTSGWMIEAGMTTWQDSVGNIWGRYTSAVPNAPRLIIGSHLDTVPNGGKYDGMLGVVAPVTLMAMFSGERHQFPFHIDIVGFCDEEGTRFGTTLLGSRALTGKWQDEWRRLKDEDGISLEDAMKNFGLDFDAINSAAIAQTDLLGYLELHIEQGPVLEQENLPVGVVNAIAGAKRFSLTVTGMAGHAGTVPMSMRHDALCASAEMILAVESISQQRPGVVATVGKIENAPNGVNVISGRCQFSLDIRSEEDPLREAALAEILQKINDIAVLRNVELKIEQTHSAPAVHCDSALQNTLLKGVTEAGIVPKVLASGAGHDAMAMAEICPVAMLFTRCKGGISHHPAESITTDDVAASLAVMHHSLRKLKY, encoded by the coding sequence ATGTCTGAGTTTTCTGATGCAGCCGCGCTAGTGATGGCGCGCTGCGAAGCGCTAGGTTCATTAAGCCAAAATCCCACCTGTTTAGACAGGCGCTATTTAACCGAACAACATAAGTTGGCGAATCAACTTACCTCTGGTTGGATGATAGAAGCAGGCATGACCACGTGGCAAGACAGCGTGGGTAACATTTGGGGTCGTTACACATCAGCTGTACCTAACGCTCCTCGCTTGATCATTGGAAGTCATCTAGACACCGTGCCCAACGGCGGAAAATACGATGGCATGCTAGGTGTGGTTGCACCTGTTACGCTAATGGCTATGTTCAGCGGCGAAAGACACCAATTCCCTTTCCATATCGATATTGTTGGGTTTTGTGACGAAGAAGGCACACGTTTTGGCACCACGTTATTAGGAAGCCGCGCGTTAACCGGAAAATGGCAAGACGAATGGCGTAGGCTAAAAGACGAAGATGGCATTTCTCTAGAAGATGCGATGAAAAACTTTGGGCTAGATTTTGATGCCATTAACAGCGCTGCAATTGCACAGACTGACTTGCTTGGTTACTTAGAACTGCATATCGAGCAAGGCCCAGTGTTAGAGCAAGAAAACTTACCGGTAGGTGTGGTGAATGCTATTGCTGGTGCGAAACGCTTTTCGTTAACCGTTACCGGTATGGCAGGACATGCGGGGACTGTGCCCATGTCGATGCGCCACGACGCATTGTGTGCCAGTGCCGAAATGATTTTGGCGGTAGAGTCTATTAGTCAGCAGCGCCCTGGTGTTGTGGCTACCGTAGGTAAAATTGAGAACGCCCCTAATGGTGTTAATGTGATTTCAGGTAGATGCCAGTTCTCTTTAGATATTCGAAGTGAAGAAGACCCGCTCAGAGAAGCCGCATTGGCAGAGATTTTGCAGAAAATCAACGACATTGCTGTACTACGCAATGTGGAATTAAAGATAGAGCAAACGCACAGTGCGCCAGCGGTACATTGTGATAGTGCGCTACAAAATACATTGCTTAAAGGTGTAACTGAAGCTGGGATCGTACCCAAAGTACTGGCCTCGGGTGCAGGGCATGATGCAATGGCAATGGCTGAAATATGCCCTGTTGCCATGCTATTCACACGCTGTAAAGGTGGTATTAGTCATCATCCGGCTGAGTCAATCACTACAGACGATGTTGCCGCGAGCTTAGCGGTAATGCACCACAGTCTTCGCAAGTTAAAGTACTAA